A stretch of DNA from Actinomycetota bacterium:
GTCATGAAAGGGAACGACCGTTCCATGTACTCCAGGGGGGATGCTTTGTGAAAGGCAAGCTTGCTCGCTTCGTACTCGCGACCACGCTGATGTGGTCACTCTCGGTCGGCTGTGCTCACGCCGAGGTCAACATGAGTTGCTCGGACGGAGGGTTGCTCGACGACCCGGAACTCACGGCGTCTCTGGACGCCGAGCCCGCGGAACAAACGCTTCTGAAGGAAGCTTCTGTCGGCATGACGTCCAACCTGACGCCACCCAATGCGACACCTGACATGGCCTCCATCGACGACTCGGTGTGTTCGCTCAATCGCTACGGCTACCAGACCCGTTCCGTGACCAACTATCGCCAGGAAAAGTCCTACTACTGCGGACCCGCTACGGCGAGGCAGGCGCTGGGCTTCCACAAGGCCGCGAGCCATTCGGTCGCCGCGCTCCCCTGCCAATGGACCCTTGCCAGCAAGATCGGCACAGAGCGATACCGGGCCAGCTCCACGGCGGCCATCGCCAACGCGCTCAACAGCTATAAGGGAACCTTCGGCAGCAACTTCACCTACATCGCTTCCGACATCGCGAACACCCGCAGCCCGTTCGAGACGTTCGTGAATCGGATCGGAACGCAGCTGCGATCGATCAGCCAGAATCCGACGACGCCGATCGTCCT
This window harbors:
- a CDS encoding C39 family peptidase, whose amino-acid sequence is MKGKLARFVLATTLMWSLSVGCAHAEVNMSCSDGGLLDDPELTASLDAEPAEQTLLKEASVGMTSNLTPPNATPDMASIDDSVCSLNRYGYQTRSVTNYRQEKSYYCGPATARQALGFHKAASHSVAALPCQWTLASKIGTERYRASSTAAIANALNSYKGTFGSNFTYIASDIANTRSPFETFVNRIGTQLRSISQNPTTPIVLCQTRRISRYNGVASRHYMTVSGIDDRVAPMRMRSVDPHYLSSYYGVRWENVGSTSTNGLCRAVYQADLDGTNKVMAW